A segment of the Amycolatopsis thermophila genome:
GACCCGGCGTTCGTACCGGCGGTAGCGGTGGGATTTGAACCCACGGACGGGGTCAACCGTCACACGATTTCGAGTCGTGCTCCTTCGGCCGCTCGGACACGCTACCGCCGACTAGGTTACTAGACGCCTCCGAGCGGCTTGCAGGCACTCCTTCACCTGGCGCGGAAGCGGCGCTGCGCGTCGCGGGCGGCGGTGGCCGCCCAGTCCGCCACCTCGGTCGTCGTCTCGCGCACCGCGCCGCGAATCCGCTCGGCGCGGCCGGCCGTCTGGTGCCGCCGGTTGCCGGTCAGGCGGCCGAACAGCTCACGCGCACCGCCCTTGGCCTGGCGGCTCCGGCTCGTCATCCGGTTCTTCACGACGTTCATCGACCCTCCTTCGCTGCGGTCCCCACCGGGCTACCCCGCCACCCGGCCGGTCACACGTCCCGGTGACCGGCGAAGAACTCGGCCAGCAGCGCCGCGCACTCGGCTTCCAGCACGCCGCCGCGCACCTGGGGCCGGTGGTTGAGCCGCCGGTCCCGCACGACGTCCCACAGCGAACCCACCGCACCCGTGCGCGGCTCCCAGGCCCCGAACACCACCCGCGCGATCCGGGCGAGCACCAGCGCGCCCGCGCACATCGTGCAGGGTTCGACCGTCACGGCGAGCGTGCAGCCGTCCAGCCGCCAGCCGAAGCCGAAGACTCCGGCGGCCTCCCGCAGCGCCAGGACCTCGGCGTGCGCGGTGGGGTCGCCCAGCTCCTCCCGGGCGTTGTGGGCCCGGGCGAGCAGGCGGCCGTCCGGGGCGAACACGGCCGCGCCGATCGGCACGTCCGGGCCGGCCTCCCGTGCGGCGGCCAGCGCCGCGGACACCAGCTCGGCGTCGGACACGTCAGATCTCGTCGAGCAGCGCGGTGAACTCGTCGCCGAACCCGCAGCGCTGCGCGATCATCTGCAGCTGCTCGTCCGGGTAGAGGTCCACCTCGCCCGCGATGACCTCGAGCTCCGGGCCGGGCAGGCCGACGTCGGCGAGGATGTCGAGGTCGCCCTCGGGCCAGATCGAGTCGTCCTCCTCGTCCGGCGGGTCGACGCGCAGCACGTCGAGCACGTCGGCGGCGATGTCGTAGTCCAGCGCCGCCGCCGCGTCCGACAGCAGCAGCGACGGGCCGCGCGGGCTCGGCCGCACGATCACGAAGAACTCGTCGTCCACCGCGAGCAGGCCGAACACGGCCCCGGTGGACCGCAACTTGGCCAGCTCGGTGATAGCGGCATCCAGACCCGAGAGCGCGCCGGCGTCGAGCGCGCTGCAGCGCCACTTGCCGTCCTCCCGGACCACGGCCACCGCGAATCCCGCAACCGGCTCCTTCACCGACATAGCGCACACCGTATACCTGGACGGATCACCGGTGCAGTCGCTCTGCGAGGATCGGATGATGACGGGACCCACCGAGTTGCCCCCTTTGCCGGACACCCGCCTGGCCGCGTTGCTCTCCGAAGCTGACGCTCTGCAACCGGCCACCGTCGCGCTGCGCCGCGAGATCCACACCCATCCCGAGCAGGGCCTCCACCTGCCGCGCACGCAGGCCGCGATCCGGCGGGCGCTGGACGGCCTCCCGCTGGAGATCGTCGAGGGCAGGTCCACCACCGCGCTCACCGCCGTGCTGCGCGGCGCGAAGGACGGCCCCGCGGTCCTGCTGCGCGGCGACATGGACGCGCTGCCGCTGCAGGAGGACACCGGGCTGGAGTTCGCTTCCGAAGTGGACGGAACCATGCACGCCTGCGGGCACGACGGGCACGTCGCGATGCTCGCCTCGGCCGCGCGACTGCTGTCGGCCCACCGGCACGAGCTGGCCGGTTCGGTCGTGTTCATGTTCCAGCCCGGCGAGGAGGGCTACCACGGCGCGCGGCACATGATCCACGAGGGCGTGCTCGACGCCGCCGGATCGCGGGTCGAGCGGGCGTTCGGCATCCACCTGCTCGCGCACGTCGAGTCCGGGCTGATCACCACCCGGCCCGGCCCCCTGATGGCGTCCAACGACACGTTCTCGGTCCAGGTGACCGGCAAGGGCGGCCACGGTTCGAGCCCGCACAACGCGATCGACCCGGTGCCGGCCGCGGCGGCGATGGTGACCGCCCTGCAGACGATGGTGACGCGGCGGATCAGCGTGTTCGACCCGGCGGTGGTGTCGGTGACCCGGATCGCGGCCGGCACCACGACCAACATCATCCCGGAGACCGCCGAGCTCCTCGGCACGATCCGCACCCTGTCCGAGTCCACCCGGTCGCTGGTGAAGGCCGAGCTGGCGAAGGTGTGCGAGGCGGTCGGCGCGGCGCACGGCTGCCGCGTGCTGGTCGACATCGAGCCCGGCTACCCGGTGACCGCGAACGACCCGGACACGGCGCTGCGGGTGCTGGACCTCGCCCAGCGGGTGCTCGGCCGGGCCGAGCTGATGGCCGATCCGATCATGGGCGCCGAGGACTTCTCCTATGTCCTGCAACGGGTTCCGGGCGCCTTCACGTTCCTCGGCGCGTGCCCGCCGGACGTCGACCCGGCCGAGGCGCCGACCAACCACTCCAACCGGGTGCGCCACGACGAAGGCGCTTTCCCGGCGGGAGTCGCGATGTACGCCGCCTTCGCGCTCGACGCCCTGGCAGGATGAGGCCCCGTGCGAGACGTATGCGTGATCGGGCTCGGGTTGATCGGCGGTTCGGTGCTGCGCGCGGCCGCGGCGGCCGGGCGGCGGGTCTGGGGCGCCACGACCGCGGAGGCGGACGCCGAGGCGGCGGTCGTTGAGGGTTTCGACGCCTCGACCGACGTGGCGGCCGCGCTGCGGACGGCCGCCGAGCGGGACGCGCTGGTCGTGCTGGCCGTCCCGCTCACCGCGATCGAGGAGGTGCTGCGCACCGTCGGCGAGTGCGCCCCGTCGTGCCTGCTCACCGACGTGACCAGCGTGAAGACCGGGGTGCTCACCGCGGCGCGGGCGTTCGCCCCGAACGCCCGGTTCGTCGGCGGCCACCCGATGGCGGGCACCGCGGAGTCGGGCTGGCGCGCGGGCGGCGCCACGCTGTTCGACGGCGCGGCGTGGGTGGTGTGCGTCGAGGACGACACCGACCTGGCGGCGTGGGCGGAGGTCGCCCGGCTGGCGCTCGACGTCGGCGCGCACGTCGTCCCGCTGACCGCGAGCACCCACGACGAGGCCGTCGCCCGGATCTCGCACCTGCCGCACCTGCTGGCCGCGGTCCTGGCGGCGGTCGGCGCGGACGGCGGCCCGGTCGCGATGGCACTGGCCGCCGGCTCCTACACCGACGGCACCCGCGTGGCGGCCACCCGCCCGGAGCTGGTGCGGGCGATGACGGAAGGCAACCGCGAAGCGCTGCTCCCGGTGCTCGACGAGGCACTCGGCCGGCTCGGCGCTATGCGCGGATCGCTCGCCTCCACCGGCGGCCTCGCGGTCAGCATCAACTCGGGTCACGAAGGCGCGCGGGCGCTGGCGGAGGCCAGGCAGGCCACACCGTCGGGCGTCCGCGTCACGCTGAGCGCGCCGGACGCCCGGGACGGCCTGCGCGCGCTCGGCGAACGCGGCGGCCGCATCACTTCCCTCACCGCGGACACGGCCATCGGCGAGGTGCGGTAGGAG
Coding sequences within it:
- a CDS encoding CsbD family protein; the encoded protein is MNVVKNRMTSRSRQAKGGARELFGRLTGNRRHQTAGRAERIRGAVRETTTEVADWAATAARDAQRRFRAR
- a CDS encoding nucleoside deaminase, yielding MSDAELVSAALAAAREAGPDVPIGAAVFAPDGRLLARAHNAREELGDPTAHAEVLALREAAGVFGFGWRLDGCTLAVTVEPCTMCAGALVLARIARVVFGAWEPRTGAVGSLWDVVRDRRLNHRPQVRGGVLEAECAALLAEFFAGHRDV
- a CDS encoding tRNA adenosine deaminase-associated protein, giving the protein MSVKEPVAGFAVAVVREDGKWRCSALDAGALSGLDAAITELAKLRSTGAVFGLLAVDDEFFVIVRPSPRGPSLLLSDAAAALDYDIAADVLDVLRVDPPDEEDDSIWPEGDLDILADVGLPGPELEVIAGEVDLYPDEQLQMIAQRCGFGDEFTALLDEI
- a CDS encoding M20 metallopeptidase family protein, translated to MTGPTELPPLPDTRLAALLSEADALQPATVALRREIHTHPEQGLHLPRTQAAIRRALDGLPLEIVEGRSTTALTAVLRGAKDGPAVLLRGDMDALPLQEDTGLEFASEVDGTMHACGHDGHVAMLASAARLLSAHRHELAGSVVFMFQPGEEGYHGARHMIHEGVLDAAGSRVERAFGIHLLAHVESGLITTRPGPLMASNDTFSVQVTGKGGHGSSPHNAIDPVPAAAAMVTALQTMVTRRISVFDPAVVSVTRIAAGTTTNIIPETAELLGTIRTLSESTRSLVKAELAKVCEAVGAAHGCRVLVDIEPGYPVTANDPDTALRVLDLAQRVLGRAELMADPIMGAEDFSYVLQRVPGAFTFLGACPPDVDPAEAPTNHSNRVRHDEGAFPAGVAMYAAFALDALAG
- a CDS encoding prephenate dehydrogenase yields the protein MIGLGLIGGSVLRAAAAAGRRVWGATTAEADAEAAVVEGFDASTDVAAALRTAAERDALVVLAVPLTAIEEVLRTVGECAPSCLLTDVTSVKTGVLTAARAFAPNARFVGGHPMAGTAESGWRAGGATLFDGAAWVVCVEDDTDLAAWAEVARLALDVGAHVVPLTASTHDEAVARISHLPHLLAAVLAAVGADGGPVAMALAAGSYTDGTRVAATRPELVRAMTEGNREALLPVLDEALGRLGAMRGSLASTGGLAVSINSGHEGARALAEARQATPSGVRVTLSAPDARDGLRALGERGGRITSLTADTAIGEVR